Proteins encoded by one window of Dreissena polymorpha isolate Duluth1 chromosome 11, UMN_Dpol_1.0, whole genome shotgun sequence:
- the LOC127849879 gene encoding seizure protein 6 homolog — protein sequence MLASLAILCFVKFMNAQIGVTTCTADGIECVSLPNSICDKFNTLKCVCPADHQYHQYQEKPDKSGCDYNCGFPMEPANGAVEITGTLQSSTALYKCSEGFKLTGGSNRTCIVGIGWSGVMPTCVEVVEWKTGTCLM from the exons ATGTTGGCTTCGCTTGCGATATTATGTTTTGTGAAATTTATGAACGCCCAGATTGGAGTAACaa CCTGCACGGCCGATGGAATTGAATGCGTTTCACTACCAAACTCAATCTGTGACAAGTTCAACACGCTGAAATGTGTTTGCCCGGCTGACCATCAATACCATCAGTACCAGGAAAAACCTGATAAAAGCGGATGTGATTACA ACTGTGGTTTTCCAATGGAACCTGCAAATGGAGCAGTTGAAATCACTGGTACTCTTCAATCCTCAACTGCTTTGTACAAGTGCAGTGAAGGGTTCAAACTGACTGGAGGTAGCAACAGAACCTGCATCGTTGGAATAGGATGGTCCGGCGTAATGCCGACATGTGTGGAAG TTGTCGAATGGAAAACTGGTACCTGTCTCATGTGA